The proteins below are encoded in one region of Ereboglobus luteus:
- a CDS encoding MIP/aquaporin family protein, whose product MNAYVAELVGTAILVLLGNGIVANVNLTKSKGNGGGWICVAAGWACAVAIAVYATGRFSGAHLNPAVTLALASIGSFGWGQVAGYIGAQMAGGIIGAVLVYLTYFAHWGVTNDAATKLACFSTAPAVRRMGAAFVTEVIGTAVLLFGILAFGKVALGAPSGQEAWAAVVGTWFGPALVGLLIFSIGLSLGGPSGYAINPARDLGPRIAHAVLPIPGKGSSDWQYSWVPVVAPIVGGIIGAQLFVLLGF is encoded by the coding sequence ATGAATGCTTATGTCGCTGAACTCGTCGGAACCGCCATCCTAGTCCTTCTTGGTAATGGCATCGTCGCAAACGTGAATCTCACCAAGTCCAAGGGCAACGGCGGGGGCTGGATCTGCGTGGCCGCGGGCTGGGCCTGCGCCGTGGCCATCGCCGTCTATGCCACGGGGCGCTTTTCCGGGGCGCATCTCAATCCGGCCGTCACACTCGCGCTCGCCAGCATCGGGAGCTTCGGCTGGGGGCAGGTGGCCGGATACATCGGCGCTCAAATGGCAGGCGGCATCATCGGCGCGGTTCTCGTTTACCTGACCTATTTTGCCCATTGGGGCGTGACAAACGACGCCGCCACCAAGCTCGCCTGCTTCTCCACCGCTCCCGCCGTGCGCCGGATGGGGGCCGCCTTCGTCACGGAGGTGATCGGGACCGCGGTTCTTTTGTTCGGCATCCTGGCCTTTGGAAAAGTGGCATTGGGCGCGCCCAGCGGACAGGAGGCGTGGGCCGCGGTTGTGGGCACTTGGTTTGGGCCTGCGTTGGTCGGCCTGCTTATTTTCTCCATCGGCCTTTCGCTCGGCGGTCCGTCGGGGTATGCCATCAATCCCGCGCGTGACTTGGGCCCGCGCATCGCCCACGCCGTGCTTCCCATTCCCGGAAAAGGCTCCTCCGACTGGCAGTATTCCTGGGTGCCCGTCGTGGCCCCGATTGTCGGCGGCATCATCGGCGCGCAACTCTTCGTTTTGCTCGGGTTTTAG
- the glpK gene encoding glycerol kinase GlpK: MSSQKYILALDQGTTSSRAIVFDHSGRIVSVAQKEYRQHYPKSGWVEHDPFDIWASQSSTAAEAVSKADLSTDAIAAVGITNQRETTVVWDKETGKPVYNAIVWQDRRTADYCAELQKQGIESMIREKTGLRIDPYFSGTKIRWILENVDGARALADKGRLLFGTVDTWLIWQLTERKVHVTDATNASRTLLLNIHTGDWDDDLLKLLGIPRSMLPEVKSSSEVYGKVAAGIYPGGVPIAGIAGDQQAALFGQACFEPGMVKNTYGTGCFTLMNTGTEAVTSKNNLLTTIAWRIGNRTEYALEGSVFIGGAVVQWLRDELRIVSTAQEVDRLAATVPDAGGLYIVPAFTGLGAPHWDPYARGIAVGITRGTNRAHFCRAALDAIAFQTADLISCMEKDSGLTLSELRVDGGASHSQPLLQFQSDLLGRPVIRPKCVETTAMGAAYLAGLAVGYWTSRDDITKNWQVDQKFKPDTARKDIDTLRTGWNRALERSKGWELSN; the protein is encoded by the coding sequence ATGAGCTCCCAAAAATATATTCTGGCCCTCGACCAGGGCACCACCAGTTCACGCGCCATCGTTTTTGACCATTCGGGGCGAATCGTTTCTGTCGCGCAAAAGGAATACCGGCAGCATTATCCGAAATCCGGCTGGGTTGAGCACGATCCGTTCGATATTTGGGCGAGCCAAAGCTCCACGGCGGCGGAGGCCGTTTCCAAGGCAGATCTTTCAACCGACGCCATCGCCGCGGTCGGCATCACCAACCAGCGCGAGACCACGGTCGTCTGGGATAAGGAGACGGGCAAGCCGGTTTACAACGCCATCGTCTGGCAGGATCGCCGCACGGCCGATTATTGCGCCGAACTTCAAAAGCAGGGCATCGAGTCCATGATCCGGGAAAAAACCGGACTGCGCATCGACCCGTATTTTTCCGGCACCAAAATCCGCTGGATACTCGAAAACGTGGACGGCGCGCGCGCCCTCGCCGACAAGGGCCGCCTGCTTTTCGGCACCGTGGACACATGGCTGATCTGGCAGCTCACGGAGCGCAAGGTGCACGTCACCGATGCCACAAACGCCTCGCGCACCCTCCTGCTCAACATCCACACCGGCGATTGGGACGACGACCTGCTCAAGCTCCTCGGCATTCCCCGCTCCATGCTCCCCGAGGTCAAGTCCAGCTCCGAGGTGTATGGAAAAGTCGCCGCCGGGATTTATCCCGGCGGAGTTCCGATTGCGGGCATCGCCGGCGACCAGCAGGCCGCGCTTTTTGGCCAGGCATGTTTCGAGCCGGGCATGGTCAAGAACACCTACGGCACGGGCTGCTTTACCCTGATGAACACGGGGACGGAGGCCGTCACCTCGAAAAACAACCTTCTCACCACGATTGCCTGGCGCATCGGCAACCGCACCGAATACGCGCTCGAGGGCTCGGTCTTTATCGGCGGCGCGGTCGTGCAATGGCTGCGCGACGAGCTCCGCATCGTTTCCACCGCGCAGGAAGTTGACCGGCTCGCCGCCACCGTGCCCGATGCCGGCGGCCTCTACATCGTGCCCGCCTTCACCGGACTTGGCGCCCCGCACTGGGATCCCTATGCCCGGGGCATCGCCGTCGGCATCACGCGCGGCACCAATCGCGCCCACTTCTGCCGCGCGGCCCTCGACGCCATCGCCTTCCAAACCGCCGACCTCATCTCGTGCATGGAAAAAGACAGCGGACTGACGCTCTCCGAGTTGCGCGTGGACGGCGGAGCCAGTCACAGCCAGCCCCTGCTCCAGTTCCAATCCGACCTGCTGGGCAGGCCCGTGATCCGCCCGAAATGCGTCGAAACCACCGCCATGGGCGCCGCCTACCTGGCCGGCCTCGCCGTCGGCTACTGGACCAGCCGCGACGACATCACGAAAAACTGGCAGGTTGACCAGAAGTTCAAGCCAGACACCGCGCGCAAGGACATCGACACCCTGCGCACCGGCTGGAACCGCGCGCTGGAACGCTCCAAGGGGTGGGAGTTGAGTAATTAG